CCACATGGCACTCAAACGACGTGGACGAAATTTCATgtgttggtttatttatttaatttatttatttccaggcaaacagtaaAACATACAGAGAAATAACACTAAAATAAGACTACAGAGAACAAGCTTGCGGATCCATCAAATTACAAGAGAAAACACGTCATTGAAAGTTTAAAATCAGGTTACTTATTTACATAGACAATACGAACTACAATTATAAAACCTATATAAATCTACAAACCAAACAATACGTTGTGTGTGCCCCTGACGCGACCCGagtattcaaacattttttgggACCAGTTTGGTTCCATTTGCATGGGCTttattgacttaaaggcactgtacatgtttggtaaattgtcaaagaccagttttctcacttggtgtatcccataataaccataaaataacaagcctgtgaaaatttggggtcaattggtcatcgaagttgcgagaaaatgatgaaagaaaaaacacccttgttagacgaatttgtgtgctttcagataggaataaaatacttctagctagaagtcttaatattttagtgagaaattacctttttctaaaaaactacgttacttcagagggagccgtttctcacaatgttttattctatcaacagctctcatatgcttgttaccaagtcagtttttgttttgagtaactaccaaacgtgtaccctccctttaaaggcattgaatagctgtgtgtgttttttctccgTTACATTGATTTAATCCAATACAATTAATGTAATTGTATACAATTAAAttaacctgtgagaatttaatttcaaaatgtagtcgctttttttttctttttttcttttttcttttttttctttttttataccTCCGAAAATGCGGAGCGATCACGTCCCAACAGGAAGTAATTGGACCCGACCCACATTCAAATTGTGGGCGGTAAGAAGTAATATTTTTCCATAACACTACTTCAaggtgaaatgattctcaaaatgctgtatactatcgaaagctggtGTAGGGCCGACTTAACCATAGTTTGTGGTTACCAAATCTCTTCCCTTTAGAATACTACATTCCTCATCAGCACCATTTCCACGCCCCCATCTAACAAAAACACTCCACCACACACAGTCGGCATTCAAATAGAAAGGTAActtcttttctttctgttttgttttgttttgccaaagaCGCAAAGTTCTGGAATGACCAAGCACATGACACTTTACAAAAGGCTCTGAACAGAGAGGCATCGCTGAACAGAAACATCGCCAAGAATGTGGTGCTATTTGTGGGTGACGGCATGGGGGTGCCTACCATCACCGCTGCCCGGATTCTGAAGGGACAGCAGGCGGGGATGCCGGGGGAAGAAACGGTCCTGGCTTGGGAAGACTTCCCGAGTGTTGCCCTGTCCAaggtttttacaattttgatttttgttcccTGTttattcaaaggcactggacaccgttggtaagtgtcaaaacccagggcccaatttcttagagctgcttaaaagaacacgttgccttggatcggacgagttggcctataaaaagcgtttataaccgtttgttataaaatacatggttggaaagatgttttaaaacgggaatacaatgatccacacaaatttgcctcgaaattgcttggttatccttttactttgtgaactaacacggtcggccatttatgggagtcatacaaatttgactcccataaatggccgaccgtgtttagtcgacgaggtaaaaggaaaaccgtgcagtttctaGGCATGTTTGTATGGCTCTTTGTATTCTActattacaacatctttctagccatatgcattttataataaacggttataaacgcttttcaaagaccaactcgaccgatccaaggcaacgtgttcctttatacCGACAATATTGGTTAagaattttctgctcagcagaaacgagcaggatagttatgccagtcacaaattgtacaataCGGCATAGCAGCTTGGTTGGTAACATTATGCTGGTAATAAGTACAACTTTTGCTTAACAGCAGTCAATAAGCATGTTATGCCGCAAAACGGCAGTAACTCATTATGCACTTTCGTCCCAGCACAAAAAGTAATTCTGCCAAAGTAGGCCATTTGAAAGTGAGTTCAACTTTTTGAAAACTCGCACAATCCATAAAATTAGGTCGTCATGCACCAACCTACGCTCACAAGTAAAGACATTCCTTAGTTCATTTTGAATGTTTCTAAAAATACATTCTTTAGGATTGGGCCGTAGACCAAGAGCACAATGCGTAACACTCAAGCGGAAAGATTAACTGGGTATCTGGCGACCTCGCATGATgtgatgttatttttgtgtaaacaaaatcattcgAGAAAGGctctgcttgggtcgaaacgtcataTATTTATATCATGGTTCCTTTTAGTTGATAAGCAGTTCTTAAAAACCGCAAGTTCCATTTGCTcataaggaaaacaaaactgaaaccTTGACACTATGCCTTCAAAACTATATCTCGAAAAGACATGAGCATGCAAGATTAATTGTATAAAGGCCTACAGAgtctacatttaaaaaaaaaaattaaaacaggattaaaactatcgaacggttccaaaaaccagtCTATGAAATATTAACAGTGTAAATTTCAGCCACGGCAAACTGATTTTGAATTCATATTTTGTGCAGTAAtctttcattttgcattttttttttcaagccaGAATTATAACACCAACTCACAAGTGTCCGACTCAGCCGGTGCAGCGTGCGCCCTCTTGTGTGGTACAAAGACCAAGCGCGGCGTGATTGGCGTTGACGATCACGTGACCAGGGGTGATTGTGAATCCATGACCGATGCCGCCAAGATCGACTCCATCCTCGTCCATGCCAGAAatgcaggtacatgtatatgaaaatGTAGCCTACCGTCAAGGCATTCGCTGTTTGGTATAGCTGTATAGCCGCGAAGTGACTTGAGTCGGTGACTCGAACCGGAGACTATATCCCTTGATTGTTGCTGCCCTCCCCGAGCACACCAAcaactgcaaatcaattgtaTAAAGCGATGAGAGCAGCATACAATGCTTTCATTGTGATTGGTTAATCTTTCAGCACTTTACTTTTAGTATAAAACTTCATGAAAACATGTCGTCATTTGAAACTTAATTAATTGCGATCGTGGCAATGTGTCTTTATCACAAACATTGTAATGTTCtaactttacaaaaataaaaggaaGCCAAAAGGTTCCTCAGGGTAGCCAAAAAACAGTAGACTCTGGTTCTGTATAGATTCATAAAGACAATCCAAGTCTCTTGTAATAACTTTCTCCTGAAACAGGTAAAGCAACCGGGTTTGTTACCACCACAAGAGTGACTCACGCTACACCCTCTAACCTCTATGCTCATTCGCCCGACCGTAACTGGGAAGATAACAGTGAGGTTCCCCCTGATCAGGAGGCTCTAGGGTGTACCGATATCGCCAAGCAACTGATGGAGCTTGGAAGTGACATAAAGGTAGAAACAGGCAGGAAACTCTCTCCATATACtttcgtttaaagacactggacactataagtaattgtcaaagaccagtcttcttacatGGTGTATCATAACATAATAtgccaaaaataacaaaccttaaaatctaattctgaggtctcgaaatcaatttcgtggaaaattatttctttctcgaaagctacgttgcttcagagggagccgtttctcacaatgtgttatactatcaacagctccccaatactcgttaccaagtaaggttttatgctaatacttattttgagtaattaccaatagtctccactgcctttaaaggaacattacataattggcgAGAAgaaactcgtctaagatcaccTATTTACataagacttgcacagtctattatgatgatgatagtagaagacatcccttaaaatatttatgtctgaaatttaatattatttgatgacagttaaaactaatttcccatttggagttttttttaaatcgatgtcatgaaataatgtgtaatcggttttattgaaagcttacgtcactgcaagTTTATCCACTGATATCATTGAGCCTGTAAAGACGTGTGCCTGTGGACTAGCCTATGGAAGTGTCTTACCATGCGTAACTAACTTTTACCCTATAAAAAGGTTCACTTTCGACCTGCTTGAGTTGCTTAAGTCTGTGGCACTATATGAATTGGTCTTTCTCCAGCTTCAAATCTTTTCTTGTCTGTTCTAGGTTATTATGGGTGGAGGACGGAGCAAGATGATACCTTATGATGTAGCCGACTACGAGTACCCAACTAAGAACGGATCAAGAACAGATGATCGCAATCTAATAAGTAAACGAAACGAGCGTTCGGTTATGGACGAGAGGTGACTGTGAAGTATGGTTACCGGGCGATGATTAGGTGTGGTGGGGTGTGATGATTAGGTATGGTGGGGAAGTCTTGAGGTATGGTGTGGCAATGAGATATTGGGTCGATGGTGAGATGATGAGGCAATAATGAAGTATTTTGGGGCAGTGATGAGGTATGGTGGGACGATGATGGGGTACAGTGAGGCGATGACGAGGTTTATGAGACTTTGTAAGGAAATGTATGGCGAGGCACTTTACGTGATATGAACAGTTGAACAAAGATAACAAGATCAAAGGGAGTTTTCTTAAAGGGAGAACTGTGTAGTTTGAAAACTGAAAGTTCAAACACTTTCTTTTTGTTCACGTAGCTGAATGGATTGAGAGTAAAGATGCATCAAGAAGCCGGTTTGTCTGGAACCTGGACGAGTTCAATGCAGTGGATCCAGCCGAAACTGATCATCTTCTAGGTGACGTACCAATTGACCCCTGACTATGTCTGTCCAAATCATTGATCTCTTCTTCTATATTGACCGAGATCAATGGTCCAAATCTATTCTCCTATTTCTTTTTTAGTAATGGATGCAAAAGGTTTTTACAGCCATATCCAAAACCTTGTGACATAGACCTCTAGCGCCCTCTCGTGATATTCTAAAACGACAATTGTTTCTCTTCAGGTCTTTTCGAGCCAAGCCACATGCAGTACGAGGCCTATCGTCAGAACGATACGGGAGGTGAACCATCGATAGCTGAAATGGTTGAAAAGGCCATCAAGATTCTCCAGAAAGATGACGTTGGATTCGTGCTTGTGGTGgaaggtaattttgttttgtagaaTGCTGATATTTTGTGCACGAAGGCAAAATTGACTTCAACCATAGCAaggagcaagttcgggtggtCGATTAGCCTTAACTATACCGACTAGAAAAAATCTAGAAACCATAGACCACAGGGATATTGACTATATCGAACCATGCCCTTGAGCATCGTCGATATAATCAAATCGAGAGCTACGTCACAGTTTCTGGTCAGTCTATAGTCTGTGTACTCGCTCTCATGAACTTGCTCTagtaaaaacacaatttgaatGAGTAGATAATggtaaaattttaatttaaataagtgttaaaaaacaaatcatttgttGCTCAAGTTGGCCCGGAAACCTTATAATGATATAGGGCCTATCACCGTGATAAAACATCGTGATCGAAACAATTTGATGCCTTCCATGGATTCTCCTTTCAGGTGGTCGAATCGACCACGCTCATCATGACGGCCTCGCCGCCCTAGCACTCCTCGACACCATTGCCCTAGAAGAGGCAGTCGTCAAAGTCATGGAACTGACCGAAGAAAAGGACACACTG
This region of Asterias rubens chromosome 18, eAstRub1.3, whole genome shotgun sequence genomic DNA includes:
- the LOC117302262 gene encoding alkaline phosphatase-like, giving the protein MLYWPMFLVAVLFGIIHLVPAQNAKFWNDQAHDTLQKALNREASLNRNIAKNVVLFVGDGMGVPTITAARILKGQQAGMPGEETVLAWEDFPSVALSKNYNTNSQVSDSAGAACALLCGTKTKRGVIGVDDHVTRGDCESMTDAAKIDSILVHARNAGKATGFVTTTRVTHATPSNLYAHSPDRNWEDNSEVPPDQEALGCTDIAKQLMELGSDIKVIMGGGRSKMIPYDVADYEYPTKNGSRTDDRNLITEWIESKDASRSRFVWNLDEFNAVDPAETDHLLGLFEPSHMQYEAYRQNDTGGEPSIAEMVEKAIKILQKDDVGFVLVVEGGRIDHAHHDGLAALALLDTIALEEAVVKVMELTEEKDTLIVVTADHSHVMTIGGWPVRGNPILGLYDEELAEDGFPYPTLSYTNGPGGILEQESYETTGKRRNLTDIDTDDLSFVQPATFPLVEETHGGEDVTIYARGPMSHLFHGVHEQHYVSHVIRYAACLGNAEHCDKYVNPCVTNGATSFRVRGWVIACLSLIFIVIPCLHA